One Misgurnus anguillicaudatus chromosome 20, ASM2758022v2, whole genome shotgun sequence DNA segment encodes these proteins:
- the LOC141351358 gene encoding uncharacterized protein produces the protein MADSSDICFSDLSSPEREDAKELIGLSRSNASYSAHFTMSPDVHKRPRNATNECSTRCSFTDRKRVNGDAIAQHESDREAVEEPLPGLRRFSMPNITLDPDVRRRLRRTTTKPPTRCSSAERVRVNKDAIAQHESGKTPLVIVTCTTCYMYSLASAVSIDGFTCTKCIEVLRLTEKVAELESRIRTLVEDSKTANVTVVNTVSSEKTNGSVPTSDANVNITNNVSSAHSVPTSDANVNIINTVSSAHSVYHNTHGSVPTSESSRRSNWVTVRRHSHIRRPSKTHNVTVLSNRFDPLRNTLAETPVKSALVIGDSILRNTNIEAPNTLVDCIPGARTSDIRSKLKVLANAKRKFSKIVIHAGTNDTRLRQSEITKDNIKEMCEIAKTMSDNVICSGPLPAYRGDETHSRLVSLNGWMSKWCPQHNVGFIDNWKHFWGRPFLLTRDGLHPTSEGSAILTRNLINILNSDIV, from the coding sequence atggcggattcatctgatatatgcttttctgacctgtcctcgcctgagcgggaagatgcgaaggagttgatcggtttgagcagatccaacgcgagctacagcgcccacttcaccatgtctccggacgtccacaagcgaccgaggaatgcgacaaacgagtgctccacgcgatgcagctttacggaccgtaagcgagtgaacggagacgccattgcccaacatgaaagcgatcgggaagctgtggaggagccgctgcccggccttcgcagattcagcatgcccaacatcaccctggacccagacgttcgcaggcgactgaggcgtaccacaaccaaacccccaacgcgatgcagctccgcggagcgcgttcgggtaaacaaagacgccatcgcccagcatgaaagcggtaagactccgcttgttattgtaacatgtactacttgctacatgtatagtttagcttctgccgttagcatagatgggtttacatgcactaagtgtattgaagtattaagattaactgagaaggttgctgaactagaatcgcgcatccgaacgctagttgaggatagcaaaaccgctaatgttactgttgtaaatactgtatcgagcgaaaagactaatggctcggttccgacatcagatgctaatgtaaacattacaaacaatgtatcgagcgcacatagtgttccgacatcagatgctaatgtaaacattataaatactgtatcgagcgcgcatagtgtttatcataatacacatggctcggttccgacatcagagtcaagtcggcggtctaactgggtgactgtcaggcggcatagtcatatacggcgtccatctaagacccataacgttacggtactttctaacagattcgatcccctaaggaatacactagctgaaacacctgttaaaagtgccctggtcattggagattctatactcaggaacactaacattgaggcaccaaacaccctagtcgactgtataccgggagccagaacgtctgacattagatccaaacttaaagtgctggctaatgctaaacggaagttttctaagattgttattcacgccggaacaaatgacaccagactccgacagtcggaaatcaccaaagataatattaaggagatgtgtgaaattgcaaaaacaatgtcagacaatgtaatatgctctggtcccctccccgcctaccggggagatgaaacacatagtagattagtgtctctcaatggctggatgtcaaagtggtgccctcagcataatgtagggtttatagacaattggaagcatttctggggtagaccatttctcctaacccgagatggccttcatccgacatcagaaggaagtgctatactcaccagaaatctgattaatattcttaattctgatatagtatga